From the Streptomyces sp. Tu 2975 genome, one window contains:
- a CDS encoding subtilase-type protease inhibitor, with the protein MRYIARGLALAATTTLALVAAPAVGSANTAQPGPDRLYPPSALVLTVTTGDDATAGTVMRAVTLSCMPTATGTHPAAKAACAELRAAEGAFDAITTRDPSVVCTKQWDPLTVTVDGVWNGTRVDYAHTFGNACVRSSGSGVLFDF; encoded by the coding sequence ATGCGGTACATCGCCAGAGGCCTCGCGCTCGCAGCCACCACCACGCTGGCTCTCGTCGCGGCGCCCGCCGTGGGCAGCGCGAACACCGCGCAGCCCGGTCCGGACAGGCTGTACCCGCCGTCGGCCCTCGTGCTGACCGTCACCACGGGGGACGACGCGACGGCCGGGACGGTGATGCGCGCGGTGACGCTCAGCTGCATGCCCACGGCGACCGGTACCCACCCCGCCGCGAAGGCCGCCTGCGCAGAACTGCGCGCCGCGGAAGGCGCCTTCGACGCCATCACCACCAGGGACCCGAGCGTCGTCTGCACCAAGCAGTGGGATCCGCTGACCGTGACGGTGGACGGCGTGTGGAACGGCACGCGTGTCGACTACGCCCACACCTTCGGGAATGCGTGCGTCCGAAGCAGCGGCAGCGGCGTGCTCTTCGACTTCTGA
- a CDS encoding VWA domain-containing protein codes for MIIRRRPAARTCVLLAVLVAGLFPTGIAAADEPVAKESPKVELVLDVSGSMRTRDIDGKSRMAAAKQAFNEVLDAVPEEVRLGIRTLGADYPGDDRKRGCKDTRQLYPVGPLDRTEAKTAVATLAPTGWTPIGPALLGAAEDLEGGDATRRIVLITDGEDTCAPLDPCEVAREIAAKGIHLVIDTLGLVPDAKTRAQLSCIAEATGGTYTSVQHTDELSDRVSQLVDRAAEPVVTPVATQGAGQCRDAPQLEPGLYTDREKFGEHRWYRVDVLPGQELRASVSVGADRAVNKDYGVLLRAVTVHGREIVRGSEAGDGRTDLISTGLRYPKPELEDADGVKLAAETVCLQVSNSFSAPPAVKTEPGLPVELTVDVVDAPEAAADVAAFGLGRGWWLLGVLVPAGFVAGLLWGWVSRWRIAVWRTN; via the coding sequence ATGATCATAAGAAGACGGCCCGCGGCCCGGACCTGCGTCCTTCTCGCAGTCCTGGTTGCCGGGCTGTTCCCGACAGGGATCGCCGCCGCCGACGAACCGGTGGCGAAGGAATCCCCCAAGGTCGAGCTCGTGCTCGATGTCAGCGGATCGATGCGCACCCGCGACATCGACGGCAAGAGCCGTATGGCCGCCGCGAAGCAGGCGTTCAACGAGGTGCTGGACGCCGTCCCGGAAGAGGTGCGGCTCGGCATCCGCACACTCGGCGCCGACTATCCCGGTGACGACCGCAAGCGTGGCTGCAAGGACACCCGGCAGCTCTACCCCGTGGGGCCGCTCGACCGGACGGAGGCGAAGACCGCCGTCGCCACCCTCGCGCCCACCGGATGGACGCCGATCGGCCCGGCGCTGCTGGGTGCGGCGGAGGATCTGGAGGGCGGTGACGCGACCCGCAGGATCGTGCTCATCACCGACGGCGAGGACACCTGCGCACCGCTCGATCCGTGCGAGGTCGCGCGGGAGATCGCGGCCAAGGGCATCCACCTCGTGATCGACACCCTCGGCCTGGTGCCCGACGCCAAGACCCGCGCCCAGCTCAGCTGTATCGCGGAGGCCACCGGCGGCACGTACACGTCCGTTCAGCACACCGACGAACTCTCCGACCGTGTGAGCCAGTTGGTCGACCGGGCCGCCGAACCGGTGGTCACGCCCGTCGCCACGCAGGGCGCCGGGCAGTGCCGCGACGCGCCGCAGCTCGAGCCGGGTCTGTACACGGACCGGGAGAAGTTCGGCGAGCACCGCTGGTACCGGGTGGACGTGCTGCCCGGCCAGGAACTGCGTGCCTCCGTGAGCGTCGGTGCCGACCGCGCGGTGAACAAGGACTACGGGGTGCTGCTGCGCGCCGTGACCGTCCACGGCCGTGAGATCGTGCGCGGCTCCGAGGCCGGCGACGGCCGTACCGATCTGATCTCGACCGGTCTTCGCTACCCGAAGCCGGAGCTCGAGGACGCCGACGGCGTCAAGCTCGCCGCGGAGACGGTGTGCCTCCAGGTGAGCAACTCCTTCTCGGCACCGCCCGCCGTCAAGACCGAGCCCGGACTGCCCGTGGAACTCACCGTGGACGTCGTCGACGCACCTGAAGCGGCCGCCGACGTGGCCGCGTTCGGCCTCGGGCGCGGCTGGTGGCTGCTGGGGGTCCTGGTGCCGGCCGGCTTCGTGGCCGGTCTGCTCTGGGGCTGGGTCTCGCGCTGGCGCATCGCCGTCTGGAGGACCAACTGA